Proteins encoded by one window of Labrus bergylta chromosome 2, fLabBer1.1, whole genome shotgun sequence:
- the hira gene encoding LOW QUALITY PROTEIN: protein HIRA (The sequence of the model RefSeq protein was modified relative to this genomic sequence to represent the inferred CDS: inserted 1 base in 1 codon; deleted 1 base in 1 codon), which yields MKLLKPSWVSHNGKPIFSVDIHPDGTKFATGGQGEDSGKVMIWNMAPVLREEDEKNENIPKMLCQMDNHLACVNCVRWSNNGLYLASGGDDKLVMVWKRAAFIGPSTVFGSSSKLANVEQWRCVTILRNHTGDVMDVAWSPHDVWLASCSVDNTIVIWNARKFPEMVTCLRGHTGLVKGLTWDPVGKYIASQADDHSLKVWRTVDWQMDANITKPFSQCGGTTHVLRLSWSPDGQYLVSAHAMNNSGPTAQIVERDGWKTNMDFVGHRKAVTVVKFNPKIFKKKQKNGSAPKPGCPYCCCAVGSKDRSLSVWLTSLKRPLVVIHDLFDKSIMDISWTVTGLGMLVCSMDGTVAYLDFSLDELGDPLNEEEKVRHEPVVFTSNFSICLSSQAKDGVSALKDIKSKEDTSSDSEDKMASINKNLSFSKRKPELMMDGGEVVEKRKKGRPRKDKMAAPITLCLVSPAQITATAEREPSRVVAPPPPVAVLKLPTPSLKKAFSLQVSMDPSVIVEVENEVSLVAGSKLSQLRCSREGRDWNTLLPSSVVSAAGSSDVIAAVSQDRILSVFSSCGRRLLPAIXLATPVSALHCSAHFVMVLTAGSGALRLDVQKQKAVVKNESLLNILSGADITVSQSLLTQQGVPVIGLSNGKSYCFSSSLETWTLIADRGDSLVQCADFRSCLPTNEAPVSSGPLAVMQGRNLNAGRLASRLSSTPHHLQQSMTLAFLENQLASALTLQSAQEYRYWLLIYARFLVNEGSEFRLRELCQELLGPVHRSVSTSWEPTALGLRKRDLLREVLPVIGENLRFQRLFTEYQDQLELLRNK from the exons ATGAAGCTGCTGAAGCCGAGCTGGGTGAGCCACAACG GCAAACCcatattttctgttgacatcCACCCTGATGGAACGAAGTTTGCAACCGGTGGTCAAG GAGAGGATTCTGGAAAGGTGATGATCTGGAACATGGCGCCGGTCCTCAGAGAGGAGGACGAGAAGAACGAGAATATTCCCAAAATGCTTTGCCAGATGGACAATCACCTAG cgtgTGTGAACTGTGTGCGCTGGTCCAACAACGGCCTGTACCTGGCATCAGGAGGAGACGACAAGCTGGTCATGGTGTGGAAGAGAGCTGc ATTTATCGGTCCCAGCACGGTGTTTGGGTCGAGCAGTAAGCTGGCTAACGTTGAGCAGTGGCGTTGTGTGACCATCCTGAGGAACCACACGGGAg ATGTCATGGACGTGGCGTGGTCTCCTCACGACGTGTGGCTCGCCTCCTGCAGCGTGGACAACACCATCGTCATCTGGAACGCTCGCAAGTTTCCAG AGATGGTGACGTGTCTGCGAGGACACACCGGGCTGGTCAAAGGTCTCACGTGGGACCCGGTGGGGAAATACATCGCCTCTCAGGCCGACGACCACAGCCTCAAAGTGTGGAGGACGGTGGACTGGCAGATGGACGCCAACATCACCAAACCTT tctctcagtgtggagGGACGACCCACGTCCTGCGTCTGTCCTGGTCTCCAGACGGTCAGTATCTGGTGTCGGCTCACGCCATGAACAACTCTGGTCCGACCGCTCAGATCGTGGAGAGAGACGGCTGGAAGACCAACATGGACTTTGTGGGCCACCGTAAAGCTGTCACTGTGGTg AAATTCAACCCAAAGATTTtcaagaagaagcagaagaacgGCAGCGCTCCTAAACCCGGCTGTCCGTACTGCTGCTGCGCTGTGGGCTCCAAAGACCGCTCGCTGTCCGTCTGG CTGACCTCTCTgaagcgccctctggtggtcatCCACGATCTGTTTGATAAATCCATTATGGACATTTCCTG gactgTGACAGGTCTGGGGATGTTGGTGTGTTCGATGGACGGCACCGTGGCCTACCTGGACTTCTCCCTGGATGAACTGGGAGACCCCCTgaatgaggaggagaaggttaGACATGAACCTGTTGTTTTTACTTCAAACTTCtcgata TGTTTGTCCAGCCAGGCCAAAGACGGCGTCTCCGCCCTCAAAGACATCAAATCCAAAGAGGACACCAGCAGCGACAGCGAGGACAAGATGGCCTCCATCAACAAGAACCTGTCGTTCAGCAAGAGGAAACCCGAGCTCATGATGGACGGGGGAGAGGTggtggagaagaggaagaagggacGGCCCAGGAAAGACAAGATGGCCGCTCCCATCACCC TGTGTTTGGTGTCTCCTGCTCAGATCACTGCGACTGCAGAGCGGGAGCCCAGCAGGGTGgtagctccgccccctcctgTCGCTGTTCTCAAACTCCCCACGCCGAGTCTGAAGAAGGCGTTcagtctgcag gtgagcATGGACCCCTCAGTGATCGTGGAGGTGGAGAACGAGGTTTCTCTGGTTGCAGGTTCAAAG CTCAGTCAGCTGCGTTGCTCCAGAGAGGGGAGGGACTGGAACACGCTGCTGCCCAGCTCCGTGGTCTCTGCGGCGGGGAGCAG TGATGTCATCGCCGCCGTCAGTCAGGACAGGATTCTGTCCGTGTTCTCTTCCTGTGGGCGTCGGCTCCTTCCAGCCA AGCTGGCCACGCCCGTCTCTGCCTTGCACTGCTCCGCCCACTTTGTCATGGTTCTGACTGCTGGGAGCGGCGCTCTCCGTCTG gacgTTCAGAAGCAGAAGGCGGTGGTGAAGAACGAGTCTCTGTTAAACATTTTATCAG GTGCTGACATCACGGTGTCTCAGTCTCTGCTGACTCAGCAGGGAGTCCCCGTCATCGGACTGTCCAACGGGAAGTCGTACTGCTTCAGCTCCTCGTTGGAGAcgtg gACTCTGATCGCAGACAGAGGAGACTCTCTGGTCCAGTGTGCTGACTTCAGGAGCTGCCTTCCCACCAATGAGGCGCCCGTGTCCTCGGGGCCGCTCGCCGTCATGCAGGGACGCAATCTAAA TGCCGGGCGGCTGGCGTCCCGCCTCTCCTCCACGCCTCACCACCTGCAGCAGAGCATGACGCTCGCCTTCCTGGAGAACCAGCTGGCGTCCGCTCTGACCTTACAGTCTGCTCAGGAGTATCGTTACTGGCTGCTCATCTACGCCCGATTCCTCGTCAACGAAG gCTCTGAGTTTCGACTCAGAGAGTTGTGTCAGGAGCTTCTGGGTCCTGTCCACAGATCGGTCTCTACATCGTGGGAGCCGACCGCTCTG GGTCTGCGTAAGCGGGACTTGCTGCGGGAGGTTTTACCCGTCATCGGTGAGAACCTGAGATTCCAGAGACTCTTCACGGAGTACCAGGACCAGCTGGAGCTGCTGCGcaacaaataa